The following are encoded in a window of bacterium SCSIO 12643 genomic DNA:
- the rplX gene encoding 50S ribosomal protein L24, with the protein MRNKLHIKVGDNVMVIAGNEKGNSGKVLGFNAKRDRATVEGLNIVKKHVKPSATNPQGGIEENEAGIHISNLMVIDGKGVPTRTIRKSDSNGNNVRFSVKSNTEVK; encoded by the coding sequence ATGAGAAACAAACTTCACATAAAAGTTGGTGATAACGTAATGGTTATCGCTGGTAATGAAAAAGGGAACTCAGGAAAAGTTTTGGGTTTCAATGCAAAGCGTGATCGTGCAACTGTTGAAGGTTTAAACATCGTTAAGAAACATGTAAAACCATCAGCAACTAATCCTCAAGGTGGGATTGAAGAAAACGAAGCTGGAATTCATATTTCAAACCTTATGGTAATTGATGGAAAAGGAGTTCCTACACGTACTATTCGTAAATCAGATTCAAACGGAAATAATGTAAGATTTTCTGTTAAATCAAATACAGAGGTTAAGTGA
- the rplN gene encoding 50S ribosomal protein L14 has translation MIQTESRLKVADNSGAKEVLVIRVLGGTKRRYASIGDKVVVTVKQAMPNGGVKKGTVSPAVVVRTKKEIRRADGTYIRFDDNAVVLLNAANEMRGTRIFGPVARELRDKQFMKIVSLAPEVL, from the coding sequence ATGATACAAACGGAATCAAGATTAAAAGTAGCTGATAACAGTGGAGCCAAAGAGGTTTTGGTTATTAGAGTACTAGGCGGTACTAAACGCAGATATGCTTCTATTGGTGATAAAGTTGTTGTTACTGTAAAGCAAGCAATGCCTAACGGTGGTGTAAAGAAGGGAACTGTTTCACCAGCGGTAGTTGTTAGAACAAAGAAAGAAATTAGAAGAGCTGACGGAACATATATCCGCTTTGATGATAACGCAGTAGTGTTATTGAATGCGGCAAACGAGATGAGAGGAACCCGTATTTTCGGACCTGTTGCTCGTGAGTTACGTGACAAGCAATTCATGAAAATTGTATCTCTTGCACCTGAAGTGCTTTAA
- the rpsQ gene encoding 30S ribosomal protein S17, which translates to MERNLRKERIGVVASNKMEKSIVVMIERKVKHPKYGKFVKQSSKFVAHDEKNECNIGDTVRIMETRKLSKNKNWRLVEILEKAK; encoded by the coding sequence ATGGAAAGGAACCTGAGAAAAGAAAGAATAGGTGTTGTCGCTTCTAACAAAATGGAGAAATCTATTGTTGTGATGATTGAGCGTAAAGTTAAGCACCCGAAATATGGTAAATTCGTTAAGCAGTCATCTAAATTTGTGGCTCATGACGAAAAGAATGAATGCAATATTGGCGATACAGTAAGAATTATGGAAACAAGAAAGCTCTCTAAGAATAAAAACTGGAGACTTGTTGAAATTCTTGAAAAAGCTAAGTAA
- the rpmC gene encoding 50S ribosomal protein L29 — protein sequence MKQSEIKELTTNELVERIEVESASLQKLRMVHAVSPLENPMQIRDARRNVARLKSEVTRRAINENKG from the coding sequence ATGAAGCAATCAGAAATTAAAGAACTTACTACAAACGAACTTGTAGAAAGAATTGAAGTTGAATCAGCTTCGCTTCAAAAGTTAAGAATGGTTCACGCAGTTTCTCCATTGGAGAACCCTATGCAGATCCGTGATGCAAGAAGAAATGTTGCTCGTTTAAAGTCTGAAGTTACTAGAAGAGCAATTAACGAAAATAAAGGTTAA
- the rplP gene encoding 50S ribosomal protein L16: MLQPKKVRRRRVQKGRIKGLAHRGSTIAFGSFGIKALDMGRITSRQIEAARIAMTRYMKREGQVWIRIFPDTPITSKPAEVRMGKGKGALDHWVCKVKPGRILYELDGVSMETAKEALRLGAQKLPMKCKFVVRKDYIA; the protein is encoded by the coding sequence ATGTTACAACCAAAAAAGGTAAGACGTAGAAGAGTCCAGAAAGGAAGAATTAAAGGATTGGCTCACAGAGGGAGTACAATCGCATTTGGTTCTTTTGGTATTAAGGCATTAGATATGGGTAGAATTACTTCAAGACAAATTGAAGCTGCACGTATCGCGATGACTAGATATATGAAAAGGGAAGGTCAAGTTTGGATTAGAATTTTCCCGGATACTCCAATTACAAGTAAGCCAGCTGAAGTAAGGATGGGTAAAGGTAAAGGAGCTTTGGATCACTGGGTATGTAAAGTGAAGCCAGGAAGAATCCTTTATGAGCTTGATGGAGTTAGCATGGAAACAGCTAAAGAGGCATTACGTTTAGGTGCTCAAAAGCTTCCAATGAAATGTAAATTTGTTGTTCGTAAAGACTATATAGCATAA
- the rpsC gene encoding 30S ribosomal protein S3 encodes MGQKTNPIANRLGFIRGWDSAWYGGNDYGDKLAEDHKIRRYLYARLRKASISRIIIERTLKLITVTINTARPGIIIGKGGSEVDKLKEELKKITSNEVQINIFEIKRPELEARLVAESIARQIEGRISYRRAIKMAIQSTMRMGAEGIKVQISGRLNGAEMARSENYKEGRTPLHTFRANIDYALVEAHTTYGRIGVKVWICNGEVYGKRDLSPNVGAKQKGPRGPKGKFRGRRK; translated from the coding sequence ATGGGACAAAAGACAAATCCAATAGCTAACCGTTTAGGTTTTATCCGCGGCTGGGATTCAGCATGGTACGGAGGAAATGATTACGGAGATAAATTAGCTGAAGATCACAAGATCAGAAGATACTTGTATGCTAGATTACGTAAAGCTAGTATTTCAAGAATTATTATTGAAAGAACACTTAAGTTAATCACTGTTACCATTAACACTGCACGTCCGGGTATTATTATCGGTAAAGGTGGTTCTGAGGTTGATAAATTGAAAGAAGAGTTAAAGAAGATTACTTCAAACGAAGTTCAAATTAACATCTTCGAAATTAAGAGACCTGAATTAGAAGCGCGTTTAGTAGCTGAAAGTATTGCACGTCAAATCGAAGGTCGTATCTCGTATAGAAGAGCTATTAAGATGGCTATTCAATCAACTATGAGAATGGGAGCTGAAGGGATCAAAGTTCAGATTTCTGGTCGTTTGAATGGTGCGGAGATGGCACGTTCTGAAAACTACAAAGAAGGAAGAACTCCACTTCATACATTCCGTGCGAATATTGATTATGCACTTGTTGAAGCACATACTACTTATGGCCGTATTGGTGTAAAAGTATGGATTTGCAACGGAGAGGTTTATGGTAAACGTGATTTGTCTCCAAATGTTGGAGCAAAGCAAAAAGGACCAAGAGGACCTAAGGGCAAATTTAGAGGTAGAAGAAAATAA
- the rplV gene encoding 50S ribosomal protein L22 gives MGSRKHKMAEARKETMKSVYVAKLNNCPTSPRKMRLVADMVRGMDVQKASAVLQYSKKEASIRLEKLLRSAIANYEVKSGNSWEDANLFIKEIRVDEGRMLKRIQPAPQGRAHRIRKRSNHVTLVVDSKTEDK, from the coding sequence ATGGGTTCAAGAAAACATAAAATGGCAGAGGCGCGTAAAGAGACTATGAAGTCTGTTTATGTGGCTAAGTTGAATAATTGTCCAACTAGTCCAAGAAAAATGAGATTAGTGGCTGATATGGTTCGTGGAATGGATGTGCAAAAAGCATCTGCTGTATTACAGTATTCTAAAAAAGAAGCTTCTATTAGATTAGAAAAACTTTTGAGATCTGCAATCGCGAACTACGAGGTAAAGTCTGGTAATAGCTGGGAGGATGCAAATCTTTTTATAAAAGAAATCCGTGTGGATGAAGGAAGAATGCTTAAGCGTATTCAACCAGCTCCACAAGGTCGTGCACATAGAATTCGTAAGAGATCTAACCACGTTACATTAGTTGTTGATTCTAAAACTGAGGATAAGTAA
- the rpsS gene encoding 30S ribosomal protein S19 has protein sequence MSRSLKKPPFVHYKLAKRVAEAQESTKKSTIKTWSRASMITPDFVGLTIAVHNGKKFIPVFVNENMVGHKLGEFSPTRTFRGHGGKKKK, from the coding sequence ATGAGTAGGTCGTTAAAAAAGCCCCCATTTGTACATTATAAGTTGGCAAAAAGAGTTGCTGAAGCTCAAGAGTCAACTAAGAAATCAACAATTAAAACATGGTCACGTGCATCAATGATCACTCCTGACTTTGTTGGTTTGACGATTGCTGTGCATAACGGTAAGAAGTTTATTCCTGTATTTGTTAATGAAAACATGGTAGGACATAAACTAGGAGAATTTTCTCCAACCAGAACGTTTAGAGGCCATGGTGGCAAGAAGAAAAAGTAA
- the rplB gene encoding 50S ribosomal protein L2, with product MAVKKLKPTTPGQRFRVVSMFETITTDKPEKSLLARKKRSGGRNATGRMTIRNIGGGHKQRYRIIDFKRDKFGMDAKVKTIEYDPNRSARIALLVYADGEKRYMIAPNGLEVGQTVVSGKGAQPEVGNALYLSEIPLGTIIHNIELNPGQGAKMARSAGSYAQLAAKDGKFAVIKLPSGEMRLILLTCMATIGSVSNSDHALQRQGKAGANRWAGRRPRVRGVAMNPVDHPMGGGEGKKSGGHPRSRTGVPAKGYKTRAPKKASSKYIIESRKK from the coding sequence ATGGCGGTAAAGAAATTAAAACCAACAACACCTGGGCAGAGATTTAGAGTTGTTTCAATGTTTGAAACAATTACTACTGATAAACCAGAGAAGAGTTTGTTAGCGCGTAAAAAACGTTCTGGTGGTAGAAATGCTACTGGACGTATGACTATCCGTAATATCGGTGGTGGGCACAAACAACGTTACAGAATCATTGATTTTAAACGTGACAAGTTTGGCATGGATGCTAAAGTAAAGACGATTGAGTATGATCCAAACAGATCTGCACGTATCGCTTTGTTAGTTTATGCTGATGGTGAAAAAAGATACATGATTGCTCCAAATGGATTGGAAGTTGGGCAAACAGTTGTGTCTGGTAAAGGTGCGCAACCAGAAGTGGGAAATGCACTATATTTAAGTGAAATACCTTTAGGTACTATTATTCATAACATTGAGTTGAACCCTGGTCAAGGAGCTAAAATGGCACGTAGTGCTGGGTCTTACGCACAGTTAGCTGCGAAGGATGGTAAATTTGCCGTTATCAAATTGCCTTCTGGAGAGATGAGACTAATTCTTTTGACATGTATGGCTACAATTGGTTCTGTATCAAACTCAGATCACGCACTTCAACGTCAAGGTAAGGCTGGAGCTAATAGATGGGCTGGCCGTAGACCAAGAGTTAGAGGTGTAGCTATGAATCCAGTTGATCACCCAATGGGTGGTGGTGAAGGAAAGAAATCCGGAGGTCACCCAAGATCAAGAACTGGTGTTCCAGCTAAGGGTTATAAAACTAGAGCGCCTAAAAAAGCTTCTAGTAAGTACATAATCGAAAGTCGTAAAAAATAA
- the rplW gene encoding 50S ribosomal protein L23 has protein sequence MGIIKKPIITEKMTDLGETLNRYAFVVDRNANKIEIKAAVEAAYDVTVEKINTMIQAGKSKSRNTKTGIVKGNTGHFKKAIVTLKDGDEIDFYSNI, from the coding sequence ATGGGAATTATTAAGAAACCAATTATTACAGAAAAGATGACTGATTTAGGGGAAACTCTAAATAGGTATGCTTTTGTAGTGGATCGTAACGCCAATAAAATTGAGATCAAAGCAGCTGTTGAAGCCGCTTATGATGTTACGGTTGAGAAGATTAATACAATGATTCAGGCTGGTAAGTCAAAATCTCGTAATACTAAGACAGGTATTGTTAAGGGAAACACAGGTCACTTCAAGAAAGCGATCGTTACTCTTAAGGATGGAGATGAAATTGATTTTTACAGCAATATCTAA
- the rplD gene encoding 50S ribosomal protein L4 has product MKVAVFDTKGKETKKKVELSDSIFAVEPNEHAFYLDIKLYLANQRQGTHKSKERAEIAGSTRKIKKQKGTGTARAGSIKSPVFRGGGRIFGPRPRNYGFKLNKKIRKVARRSALTSKLNNGELIVLENLNFDSIKTKNYSEFLGNFDLLGKKSLLVIAEENKNIYLSARNLKGAKVVNASDLNTYDISNANKVLLCEGSLNVIEQNLS; this is encoded by the coding sequence ATGAAAGTAGCTGTTTTCGATACCAAAGGGAAAGAGACCAAAAAGAAGGTCGAGTTGAGCGATAGCATTTTTGCTGTAGAGCCAAACGAACATGCTTTCTATCTTGATATTAAGTTGTACCTAGCGAACCAACGTCAAGGTACACACAAGTCTAAAGAGAGAGCTGAGATTGCGGGTAGTACGCGTAAGATTAAAAAGCAAAAAGGAACTGGTACTGCAAGAGCAGGTAGTATTAAGTCTCCAGTGTTCAGAGGTGGAGGTCGTATTTTCGGTCCAAGACCAAGAAACTATGGTTTCAAATTGAACAAGAAAATTAGAAAAGTTGCACGTAGATCGGCATTAACTTCTAAGTTAAACAACGGAGAGTTGATCGTTTTAGAGAATCTAAACTTTGATTCAATCAAAACAAAAAACTATTCTGAGTTCTTAGGCAATTTCGATCTACTTGGAAAAAAGTCTCTTTTAGTTATTGCTGAAGAGAATAAAAACATATATTTGTCGGCTCGAAATTTGAAAGGTGCTAAAGTTGTAAATGCTTCAGATTTAAACACTTACGATATTTCGAATGCGAATAAAGTTTTATTGTGCGAAGGTTCACTTAATGTAATCGAGCAAAATTTGAGTTAA
- the rplC gene encoding 50S ribosomal protein L3, with protein sequence MSGIIGKKLGMTSMFNEAGKNVPCTVIEAGPCVVTQLRTEEVDGYSAVQLGYGEAKEKNTTNALKGHFKKAGTTPKSKLVEFKGFESELNLGDEILVDLFEEGEFVDVTGTSKGKGFQGVVKRHGFGGVGQATHGQHNRLRAPGSIGAASYPARVFKGMRMAGQTGNEKVKVLNLEVLKVDKENNVLVVKGAVPGSNGSYVIVEK encoded by the coding sequence ATGTCAGGAATTATAGGTAAAAAACTAGGTATGACCAGCATGTTTAACGAAGCTGGTAAGAATGTACCTTGTACGGTAATTGAAGCTGGTCCATGTGTGGTGACTCAATTGCGTACCGAAGAAGTTGACGGTTATTCAGCTGTTCAATTAGGTTACGGTGAGGCAAAAGAGAAAAATACCACGAATGCTCTTAAAGGGCATTTCAAAAAGGCTGGTACAACTCCAAAAAGCAAATTGGTGGAGTTTAAAGGTTTTGAATCTGAATTAAATTTAGGTGATGAAATCTTAGTAGACTTATTCGAAGAGGGTGAGTTTGTTGATGTAACTGGAACATCAAAAGGTAAAGGTTTTCAGGGTGTTGTTAAGCGTCACGGTTTTGGTGGTGTTGGACAAGCGACTCACGGTCAGCACAACCGTTTAAGAGCTCCAGGTTCTATCGGTGCTGCATCTTACCCAGCGAGAGTATTCAAAGGAATGCGTATGGCGGGTCAAACTGGAAACGAGAAAGTAAAAGTATTAAACCTTGAAGTATTAAAGGTTGATAAAGAAAACAATGTACTAGTTGTTAAGGGTGCTGTACCTGGATCAAATGGTTCATACGTAATAGTTGAGAAATAA
- the rpsJ gene encoding 30S ribosomal protein S10, whose protein sequence is MAQKIRIKLKSYDHNLVDKSAEKIVKTVKSTGAVVNGPIPLPTHRKIFTVLRSPHVNKKSREQFQLNGHKRLLDIYSSSSKTVDALMKLELPSGVEVEIKV, encoded by the coding sequence ATGGCTCAAAAGATTAGAATAAAACTAAAGTCTTACGACCATAATTTGGTAGATAAGTCGGCCGAAAAAATTGTAAAGACTGTAAAGTCAACTGGAGCGGTTGTTAATGGACCAATTCCATTACCAACTCACCGTAAAATTTTCACGGTTTTGAGGTCACCTCACGTAAACAAGAAATCAAGAGAGCAATTTCAATTAAATGGCCACAAGAGATTGCTTGATATATACTCGTCATCGTCTAAAACTGTAGACGCGCTGATGAAGTTAGAATTACCAAGTGGTGTAGAAGTAGAAATTAAAGTTTAA
- the fusA gene encoding elongation factor G produces the protein MAKRDLKYTRNIGIMAHVDAGKTTTTERILYYTGLSHKIGEVHDGAATMDWMEQEQERGITITSAATTTSWKYPTVQAQAIPETEEYKVNIIDTPGHVDFTVEVERSLRVLDGAIALFCAASGVEPQSETVWRQSDKYKVPRIGFINKMDRMGADFFGVVREIKERLGARPIPLQIPIGAEAEFEGVVDLTTMKAIVWNEEDMGMTYVESEIPEHLKEEAVEWRNQLIEAVAETDDELMEKFFEDPDSITKEEMFVAIRKATIAMDITPIMCGSAFKNKGVQTVLDAVMAFLPSPLDNGQAEGTNPNTEETEIRQPDLKEPTAALAFKIATDPFVGRLCFIRNYSGAIKAGSYLLNTRTGKKERISRLFQMHSNKQNAIDELEAGDIGAAVGFKDIRTGDTLCDEKHPIVLESMTFPDPVIGIAIEPKTQADLDKLGVGLGKLAEEDPTFQVKTDEESGQTVISGMGELHLEILIDRLKREFKVEVNEGAPQVAYKEAIVGSADHREVYKKQSGGRGKFADIVFTMGPREDGKAGLEFINSIKGGNIPREFVPSVEKGFKEAMRNGVLAGYEVESLKVELKDGSFHAVDSDQLSFELAAKLGYKAAMPLAGSKILEPIMKLEVVTPEENMGDIVGDLNRRRGQVNGMDSRNGAQVINAFVPLSEMFGYVTALRTISSGRATSTMEFAKYDDVPSNIAKQVIENVKGKN, from the coding sequence ATGGCTAAGAGAGATTTAAAATATACACGTAACATTGGTATTATGGCGCACGTTGATGCTGGGAAGACCACAACAACGGAGCGTATTCTTTATTATACCGGTTTAAGTCATAAAATTGGTGAGGTGCATGATGGTGCTGCAACCATGGACTGGATGGAGCAGGAGCAAGAAAGAGGTATTACTATTACTTCTGCTGCTACAACTACTTCTTGGAAGTACCCAACAGTTCAAGCACAGGCTATTCCGGAAACGGAAGAGTATAAAGTAAATATTATTGATACTCCGGGGCACGTTGACTTTACCGTTGAGGTGGAGCGTTCTTTGCGTGTTTTGGATGGTGCTATTGCATTGTTCTGTGCGGCTTCAGGTGTGGAGCCTCAGTCAGAAACAGTATGGCGTCAATCAGACAAATATAAAGTGCCTCGTATTGGTTTCATTAATAAAATGGATCGTATGGGAGCAGATTTCTTTGGTGTTGTAAGAGAAATCAAAGAAAGATTAGGGGCTCGTCCTATTCCATTACAGATTCCTATTGGAGCTGAAGCAGAATTCGAAGGAGTTGTTGATTTAACAACAATGAAAGCGATTGTATGGAATGAAGAGGATATGGGAATGACTTATGTAGAGTCAGAAATTCCTGAGCATCTTAAAGAAGAAGCGGTAGAGTGGAGAAATCAATTGATTGAAGCAGTTGCTGAGACTGATGATGAGTTGATGGAGAAATTCTTCGAAGATCCAGATAGTATTACTAAAGAAGAAATGTTTGTTGCGATTAGAAAAGCTACTATCGCTATGGATATTACTCCTATCATGTGTGGGTCTGCCTTTAAAAATAAAGGTGTTCAAACTGTATTGGATGCGGTAATGGCGTTCTTGCCATCTCCATTAGATAATGGTCAGGCGGAAGGTACAAATCCAAATACTGAAGAGACTGAAATTCGTCAACCAGATTTAAAAGAGCCAACTGCGGCTTTAGCATTTAAAATTGCTACGGATCCATTTGTTGGTCGTTTATGTTTCATTAGAAACTATTCTGGAGCGATAAAAGCAGGATCTTATTTGTTGAATACAAGAACTGGTAAAAAAGAGCGTATTTCTCGTTTATTCCAAATGCATTCAAATAAGCAAAATGCAATTGATGAGTTAGAGGCTGGAGATATCGGTGCGGCAGTAGGGTTTAAAGATATTCGTACTGGTGATACTTTATGTGATGAAAAACATCCAATTGTATTAGAGTCTATGACTTTCCCAGACCCTGTAATCGGTATTGCAATTGAGCCTAAAACTCAAGCTGACTTGGATAAGTTAGGTGTGGGTTTAGGAAAACTTGCTGAGGAGGATCCAACATTCCAGGTGAAGACTGATGAAGAATCAGGTCAAACTGTAATTTCTGGAATGGGTGAGCTTCACTTGGAGATTTTGATTGATCGTTTAAAACGTGAGTTCAAAGTTGAAGTAAATGAAGGAGCTCCTCAGGTAGCTTATAAAGAGGCTATTGTTGGTTCAGCAGATCATAGAGAAGTATATAAGAAACAATCAGGTGGTCGTGGTAAATTTGCGGATATCGTATTTACTATGGGTCCTAGAGAAGACGGAAAAGCTGGACTTGAATTCATTAACTCAATTAAAGGTGGTAATATTCCAAGAGAATTTGTGCCTTCGGTTGAAAAAGGATTTAAAGAAGCAATGCGTAACGGTGTGTTAGCTGGTTACGAAGTAGAGAGCTTAAAAGTTGAGTTAAAGGATGGGTCTTTCCACGCGGTGGATTCTGATCAATTGTCTTTTGAGTTAGCTGCTAAGTTAGGATATAAGGCTGCAATGCCTCTAGCAGGATCAAAAATTCTTGAGCCAATTATGAAGCTTGAAGTAGTTACTCCTGAAGAGAATATGGGTGATATTGTAGGTGACTTGAATAGAAGACGTGGGCAAGTGAATGGTATGGATAGTAGAAACGGAGCGCAAGTAATTAATGCATTCGTTCCTTTATCTGAAATGTTCGGTTATGTAACAGCATTGCGTACGATTTCTTCTGGTAGAGCAACTTCTACAATGGAATTCGCAAAGTATGATGATGTACCTAGCAACATCGCGAAACAAGTTATTGAAAACGTAAAAGGAAAAAACTAA
- the rpsG gene encoding 30S ribosomal protein S7: MRKGRAKERILTPDPKFNDKVVAKFVNNLMISGKKSTAYRVFYEAMDMVAEKAEEEGALATFHKALANVTPGVEVKSRRVGGATFQIPQPVRKVRKDSMAMKWLILFARKRNGKSMGRKLADEILAASNEEGGAFKKKEDTHRMAEANKAFSHFRF, encoded by the coding sequence ATGAGAAAAGGTAGAGCTAAAGAGAGGATACTGACTCCGGACCCGAAGTTTAACGACAAGGTGGTTGCGAAGTTTGTAAACAATCTGATGATAAGCGGAAAAAAGAGTACTGCGTATCGAGTTTTTTATGAAGCTATGGATATGGTGGCCGAAAAGGCTGAGGAAGAAGGAGCATTAGCAACTTTCCACAAAGCGCTTGCGAACGTAACTCCGGGAGTGGAGGTGAAGAGTCGTAGAGTTGGTGGAGCTACTTTCCAGATCCCTCAACCTGTTCGTAAAGTAAGAAAAGATTCTATGGCCATGAAATGGTTGATTTTATTTGCGCGTAAGCGTAATGGAAAATCAATGGGTCGTAAACTTGCTGATGAAATTTTGGCTGCTTCTAATGAAGAGGGTGGAGCTTTCAAAAAGAAAGAAGATACTCACAGAATGGCAGAAGCGAATAAAGCATTCTCACACTTTAGATTTTAA
- the rpsL gene encoding 30S ribosomal protein S12, whose amino-acid sequence MPTIQQLVRKGRAKKVKQSKSAALNSCPQRRGVCVRVYTTTPKKPNSAMRKVARVRLTNGNEVNAYIGGEGHNLQEHSIVLVKGGRVKDLPGVRYHIVRGALDTAGVEGRTQRRSKYGTKRPKKK is encoded by the coding sequence ATGCCAACTATTCAGCAATTAGTTAGAAAAGGACGCGCTAAAAAAGTGAAGCAAAGTAAGTCTGCGGCACTTAATAGTTGTCCTCAGCGAAGAGGTGTTTGTGTAAGAGTTTACACTACTACACCAAAGAAACCTAATTCAGCAATGAGAAAAGTTGCCAGGGTAAGATTAACTAACGGAAACGAGGTTAATGCTTATATCGGAGGTGAAGGTCACAATTTACAAGAGCACTCTATCGTGTTAGTAAAGGGTGGTAGAGTTAAAGATTTACCTGGTGTTCGTTATCATATCGTTCGTGGAGCGTTAGATACAGCTGGAGTGGAAGGACGTACACAAAGACGTTCAAAATACGGAACAAAAAGACCAAAGAAGAAGTAA